In one Haloplanus salinus genomic region, the following are encoded:
- a CDS encoding GNAT family N-acetyltransferase, whose translation MYVRDAKNRDEVWLLDHIEEMALDDAGFRSRDYVIAVDEETDERAGFGRVRIHKTDDGEFCELTGLGVLPAWRGQGVGAHVVERLVETATAEGFERVYSLTDEAGYLTQFGFDPVESSALPEKMRERLSIKRETIQPDAVATSIGVDDFTMPGRLREAFKNAAPRDPSEDSPAEAAEDFGIDPDSATYKYDTGR comes from the coding sequence ATGTACGTCCGGGATGCCAAGAACCGAGACGAGGTTTGGTTGCTCGACCACATCGAGGAGATGGCCCTGGACGACGCCGGCTTCCGGTCCCGGGACTACGTCATCGCGGTCGACGAGGAGACGGACGAGCGGGCGGGGTTCGGCCGCGTTCGCATCCACAAGACCGACGACGGCGAGTTCTGTGAACTCACGGGGCTGGGCGTCCTGCCCGCGTGGCGCGGGCAAGGCGTCGGTGCACACGTCGTGGAGCGACTGGTCGAGACGGCGACGGCGGAGGGGTTCGAGCGGGTGTATTCGTTGACCGACGAGGCGGGGTATCTGACGCAGTTCGGCTTCGACCCCGTCGAATCGAGCGCGTTACCCGAAAAAATGCGCGAGCGACTGTCGATCAAGCGGGAGACGATCCAGCCCGACGCCGTCGCGACGAGCATCGGCGTCGACGACTTCACCATGCCCGGCCGGTTGCGCGAGGCGTTCAAGAACGCGGCCCCCCGTGATCCGAGCGAGGACTCGCCGGCGGAGGCGGCCGAGGACTTCGGAATCGACCCCGACAGCGCGACTTACAAGTACGACACGGGGCGCTAA
- a CDS encoding CBS domain-containing protein has product MPVEHLAVDVETARKDTPLAELAQRMLDEELGDLVIAEDDRPVGIVTDRDVALAVARYDDLSALTAADVMARDPVTIHRDATAIDLPATMAEGRVRRIPVVDDDGRLVGIATLDDVVATVGEMLKDVATVIEGQSREYEPKE; this is encoded by the coding sequence ATGCCTGTCGAACATCTCGCAGTCGACGTAGAGACCGCCCGGAAAGACACGCCGCTCGCGGAACTCGCCCAGCGAATGCTGGACGAGGAACTCGGCGACCTCGTCATCGCCGAGGACGACCGGCCGGTCGGTATCGTCACCGACCGGGACGTCGCGCTCGCGGTGGCGCGATACGACGACCTCTCGGCGCTCACCGCGGCGGACGTGATGGCACGCGATCCGGTGACGATTCACCGGGACGCTACCGCCATCGACCTCCCTGCCACGATGGCCGAGGGTCGCGTGCGCCGCATCCCAGTCGTCGACGACGACGGCCGCCTCGTGGGCATCGCGACGCTCGACGACGTGGTTGCGACCGTCGGCGAGATGTTGAAAGACGTCGCGACGGTCATCGAAGGGCAATCCCGGGAGTACGAACCGAAGGAGTGA